Proteins encoded together in one Euwallacea similis isolate ESF13 chromosome 12, ESF131.1, whole genome shotgun sequence window:
- the LOC136412649 gene encoding juvenile hormone esterase-like codes for MWWALVLLFGLLSPSFAADDLIVEIQDGKVQGTTYTSSNGKEFYTWRHIPYAKPPLGDLRFQPPVRPDSWTDILDGSKDSPACLSLVSYGIDPVSTNGYSEDCLYINVYSPVPANSSARLSVMFWIYGGGFVIGTGDFSLTDPTALLEDNVIVVTFNYRLDIFGFLSTEDSIVPGNAALKDQLAALIWTKENIAFFGGNPMDITIFGESAGAISVGHLIISPMSRNLFQSAIMQSGTALMNYMQANPRTGAVAVAKQIDPTITDESSSETIKEVLQAADGQLLVNISLGMHFLGVTFHPVIEVEEDNPTPFITRPLYEEIAAGNITKVPIIIGTNSEEGLTLVQTMEQVNDLAKYFDANPDLLLPNMNLKDGVSNDTITKLIKETYAGNSSFEDDPASLIRLASDITFVRAGIKHAVLQSEFSNVYFYEFSFVGTLSAGELKIPGCGEVGHADEVGYLFNISAKPIETEADYLTRSRLVKLWTNFAKTKNPTPEDDSAELLQNVIWEPLDKDNLQYLDIGENLELKYHRKAENTAFWNSLWEEYSFHPYNTF; via the exons ATGTGGTGGGCTTTGGTTCTTCTCTTTGGGCTTCTGTCGCCAAGCTTTGCT GCAGATGATCTTATAGTGGAAATCCAAGATGGAAAGGTGCAGGGTACCACTTACACCTCTTCAAATGGAAAAGAATTTTACACCTGGAGACATATTCCCTATGCTAAGCCACCTCTTGGGGACCTCAGGTTTCAG CCTCCAGTTAGGCCCGATTCCTGGACCGACATTCTGGATGGATCTAAAGATTCTCCAGCGTGCCTTTCTCTTGTATCTTATGGAATTGACCCTGTTTCAACAAACGGATACAGCGAAGATTGTTTGTACATTAATGTATATTCCCCAGTACCAGCAAATTCAAGT gCCAGACTTTCCGTTATGTTCTGGATCTATGGTGGAGGCTTTGTAATAGGAACTGGAGACTTCTCGTTGACTGATCCCACTGCCTTACTAGAAGACAATGTCATAGTAGTAACATTCAACTACAGACTTG ATATATTTGGGTTCCTATCAACTGAAGACAGCATAGTACCCGGAAATGCTGCACTGAAAGACCAATTGGCTGCCTTGATATGGACTAAAGAAAATATAGCTTTCTTCGGTGGAAACCCTATGGACATTACAATTTTCGGGGAAAGTGCTGGGGCCATATCTGTGGGCCATCTTATTATTAGCCCAATGTCTAGAA ACCTGTTTCAAAGTGCCATAATGCAAAGTGGTACCGCTCTGATGAATTACATGCAAGCGAACCCTCGAACTGGTGCAGTAGCGGTAGCGAAGCAAATAGATCCGACAATCACAGATGAAAGTTCTTCAGAAACAATTAAGGAAGTCCTGCAAGCAGCTGATGGTCAGCTACTGGTTAATATTAGCTTGGGAATGCATTTTTTGGGTGTTACT TTTCACCCAGTTATTGAAGTAGAAGAAGACAACCCAACTCCCTTCATTACCCGGCCGTTGTATGAGGAAATTGCAGCTGGAAATATAACGAAGGTGCCCATTATCATAGGAACCAACTCAGAAGAAGGATTGACGTTAGTGCAGA CTATGGAGCAGGTTAATGATTTGGCCAAATATTTTGATGCCAATCCAGATCTTTTATTACCTAACATGAACCTAAAAGACGGAGTTTCGAATGACACCATAacgaaattaataaaagaaacttaTGCTGGAAACAGCAGTTTTGAAGATGATCCTGCTTCACTAATTAGA ctAGCGAGCGATATCACATTTGTGCGAGCTGGGATTAAGCACGCAGTTCTCCAGTCTGAGTTCAGCAATGTCTACTTTTATGAATTCTCGTTTGTGGGAACACTCAGTGCTGGGGAACTCAAAATTCCtg GATGTGGAGAAGTGGGTCATGCCGATGAAGTGGGGTATCTGTTCAACATTTCCGCAAAACCCATAGAAACTGAAGCTGACTACCTTACTAGGAGCAGGCTTGTTAAACTGTGGACTAATTTTGCTAAGACTAA aaatcctACGCCTGAAGATGACTCTGCTGAACTGCTGCAAAATGTAATATGGGAACCCTTGGATAAAGATAATTTGCAATACCTTGATATAGGAGAAAACTTAGAACTGAAATATCATAGAAAGGCTGAAAATACAGCATTTTGGAATTCGCTTTGGGAGGAATATTCCTTCCATCCGTATAATACGTTTTGA